The following are encoded together in the Kribbella sp. CA-293567 genome:
- a CDS encoding S66 family peptidase, whose amino-acid sequence MLFSRKVVAGDRVAVVSPSGGLPEVFPAPYELGLERLRGFGLEPVEYPTTRKLGTTPQERAADLHAAWSDPSIRAVIASIGGDDQLTVLKHLDPEVFRADPKPFFGYSDNTNLLNFLYSLGIPAYHGGSVMVQFGRGGAMHPDSERSLRAALFSSGDFELTASGWTDRDRDWADPSTLESEPELFPATEWSWHGRQDQVSGRLWGGCLEILEWQLAANRWMLPVEEYSGVLFLETSEELPSADDVYWMLRNFGERGLLERFDAVLWGRPKSWALDRRSTPEESAAFVEAQYAAARRALAEYKPDALLVTGLDIGHTDPQLVLPYGGIATLTPATRSISVSY is encoded by the coding sequence ATGTTGTTCTCGCGCAAGGTTGTTGCCGGTGATCGTGTTGCCGTGGTCTCGCCGTCGGGTGGGCTGCCCGAGGTGTTTCCGGCGCCGTACGAGCTGGGTCTGGAGCGCCTTCGGGGGTTCGGGCTGGAGCCGGTGGAGTATCCGACCACCCGGAAGCTCGGCACCACCCCTCAGGAGCGGGCCGCCGACCTGCATGCCGCCTGGAGCGACCCGTCGATCCGGGCAGTGATCGCCTCGATCGGTGGCGACGATCAGCTCACCGTGCTGAAGCACCTCGATCCGGAGGTGTTCCGGGCCGATCCGAAGCCGTTCTTCGGGTACAGCGACAACACCAACCTGCTCAACTTCCTTTATTCACTGGGCATCCCGGCTTATCACGGCGGCAGCGTGATGGTGCAGTTCGGGCGGGGCGGGGCGATGCACCCCGACAGCGAACGATCCTTGCGGGCAGCGCTGTTCAGCTCCGGCGACTTCGAGCTGACTGCCTCCGGCTGGACCGACCGCGACCGCGACTGGGCCGATCCCAGCACCTTGGAGTCCGAGCCCGAGCTCTTCCCCGCGACCGAGTGGAGCTGGCACGGAAGGCAGGACCAGGTGAGCGGCCGGCTCTGGGGCGGTTGCCTGGAGATTCTCGAATGGCAGCTGGCCGCGAACCGGTGGATGCTGCCGGTCGAGGAGTACTCCGGCGTCCTGTTCCTGGAGACCTCCGAGGAGCTGCCGTCGGCCGACGACGTCTACTGGATGCTCCGGAACTTCGGTGAACGAGGGCTGCTGGAACGCTTCGACGCCGTGCTCTGGGGCCGGCCGAAGTCGTGGGCGCTCGACCGGCGCTCGACGCCGGAGGAGTCGGCAGCTTTCGTCGAGGCGCAGTACGCCGCCGCACGCCGTGCGCTCGCGGAGTACAAGCCTGACGCGCTGCTCGTCACCGGCCTGGACATCGGCCACACCGATCCGCAGCTGGTACTGCCCTACGGCGGCATCGCCACACTCACGCCGGCGACTCGGAGCATCTCGGTCAGCTACTGA
- a CDS encoding YciI family protein produces the protein MRYMMTFRGTEEYENGAMPSEESITAMTALMAEMAEQGVLIGGDGLHPSSQAVRLEVRDGKPRVLDGPFAETKELIAGYALIQVASKEEAIAWASRCLEADMGNSRGVDLRLIFEADDFGDAYTPEARARSREADANISS, from the coding sequence ATGCGCTACATGATGACGTTTCGCGGGACCGAAGAGTACGAGAACGGCGCGATGCCCAGCGAGGAGAGCATCACGGCGATGACCGCGCTGATGGCCGAGATGGCGGAGCAGGGCGTCCTGATCGGCGGCGACGGGCTGCACCCCAGCTCCCAGGCCGTCCGGCTCGAGGTGCGGGACGGCAAGCCTCGCGTTCTCGACGGCCCGTTCGCGGAGACGAAGGAACTGATCGCCGGCTACGCCCTGATCCAGGTCGCCTCGAAGGAGGAGGCGATCGCGTGGGCCTCCCGCTGCCTGGAGGCCGACATGGGCAACTCGCGCGGTGTCGACCTCCGGCTCATCTTCGAGGCGGACGACTTCGGCGACGCCTACACCCCGGAGGCCCGGGCCCGGTCGCGCGAAGCCGACGCCAACATCAGTAGCTGA
- a CDS encoding serine/threonine-protein kinase — MDVIGRYRLQAKIGAGAFATVWRGYDDDLDVDVAVKVLADNWASRADVRERFLSEARLMRRIASDRVVRVFDLGQLPDGRPYFVMDFVPGGSLAEVLAHGPLEPADALWWGADLARAVAALHEAGVVHRDITPANLLLRPSQGFESGGGTHRIVLADLGLAKRAAEASGLTQAVGTPSYMAPEQGRGDGGFDERADVYAVGAVTYALMTGRPPFVASSITDVLARDPDSKPPSLRPLLHDSVGEIDEILARTLAYRAGDRWNRADTLADRLEAEAYRLEQEAPMLAAQRTTFGDEDQVRTTIAARAPAERGRRGWLLAALPVLFLLAGAGGWFLVGR, encoded by the coding sequence ATGGACGTCATCGGGCGGTATCGGTTGCAGGCGAAGATCGGCGCAGGCGCGTTCGCGACGGTCTGGCGGGGCTACGACGACGATCTCGACGTGGACGTCGCCGTCAAGGTGCTCGCCGACAACTGGGCCTCCCGCGCGGACGTGCGCGAACGCTTCCTCTCGGAGGCCCGGCTGATGCGCCGGATCGCGAGCGACCGGGTGGTCCGGGTCTTCGACCTCGGCCAACTGCCGGACGGCCGCCCGTACTTCGTGATGGACTTCGTGCCCGGCGGTTCACTGGCCGAGGTGCTGGCGCACGGTCCGCTGGAGCCCGCCGACGCGCTCTGGTGGGGCGCTGACCTGGCGCGAGCCGTCGCGGCGCTGCACGAAGCGGGCGTCGTCCACCGCGACATCACTCCCGCGAACCTGCTGCTCCGGCCGTCCCAAGGGTTCGAGTCGGGTGGTGGCACGCACCGGATCGTGCTGGCCGACCTCGGGCTGGCGAAGCGGGCGGCCGAGGCGTCAGGGCTGACACAAGCCGTCGGAACTCCGTCGTACATGGCTCCGGAGCAGGGGCGAGGCGACGGCGGCTTCGACGAACGCGCCGACGTGTACGCCGTCGGCGCGGTGACCTACGCGTTGATGACCGGCCGGCCGCCGTTCGTGGCCTCGTCGATCACCGACGTGCTCGCCCGCGACCCCGACAGCAAGCCGCCGAGCCTGCGGCCGCTGCTGCACGACTCTGTCGGCGAGATCGACGAGATTCTCGCCCGGACGCTCGCCTACCGCGCAGGTGATCGCTGGAACCGCGCCGACACTCTCGCCGACCGTCTCGAGGCGGAGGCGTACCGGCTGGAGCAGGAGGCGCCGATGCTCGCCGCCCAGCGCACCACCTTCGGCGACGAGGACCAGGTCCGTACGACGATCGCGGCCCGAGCGCCCGCTGAGCGAGGCCGGCGCGGCTGGCTGCTCGCTGCTCTACCGGTCCTCTTCCTTCTCGCAGGTGCTGGCGGCTGGTTCCTCGTCGGCCGCTGA
- a CDS encoding RNA polymerase sigma factor, translated as MNEDLEDLAARAAAGDESVIPELLQAIRPQVLRRVSKFLPFREDAEEAAQDTLLTVATKIHTFKGSGSFAGWLTVVATNCARQTYRSLKRRAVEQSAEVLPESVDPRTTSVIAGSRLDLLEALEALEASHPQLVQPLVLRDLGAMTYAEIAEELAVPLGTVKARIHQARKQVAEHLTIR; from the coding sequence ATGAACGAGGATCTGGAAGACCTCGCGGCCCGCGCCGCGGCCGGCGACGAGAGCGTCATTCCCGAACTGCTGCAGGCGATCCGCCCGCAGGTGCTCCGCCGTGTGTCGAAGTTCCTGCCGTTTCGTGAAGACGCCGAAGAGGCCGCCCAGGACACCCTGCTGACGGTGGCGACCAAGATCCACACCTTCAAGGGCAGCGGCAGTTTCGCCGGCTGGCTGACCGTGGTCGCGACGAACTGCGCGCGGCAGACCTACCGGTCGCTGAAGCGCCGGGCCGTCGAGCAGTCGGCCGAGGTGCTGCCCGAGTCGGTCGATCCGCGGACCACGTCGGTGATCGCCGGTTCGCGACTCGATCTGCTGGAGGCGTTGGAGGCCCTGGAGGCGAGCCATCCGCAACTGGTCCAGCCGCTCGTCCTCCGCGATCTCGGCGCGATGACCTACGCCGAGATCGCCGAAGAACTGGCTGTCCCGCTCGGCACCGTGAAGGCCCGGATTCACCAGGCCCGCAAACAGGTGGCCGAGCACCTCACCATCCGCTGA
- a CDS encoding S28 family serine protease, translating into MRRFIRFALVTALVAGSALTTATAAPAVQAADPVADVTAKLQTIPGLRIETSSVVGGKPFFVLRYTQPADHKKPGGEKFEQRVTLWHRDFVRPTVLHTTGYGGVGGAFTSEPTRLVDGNQVNVEQRFFNTSTPASQDWSKLNIWQAASDQHRIVQAFRKALYAGKWVGTGASKGGMTSVYHRRFYPNDVDATVAYVAPQDVNNRHDSYVSFIQNAGTDDACNLALRNLQRNTLLRRPAMLAKLKEYAAQNGLTYESTFGSADRALEAAVLDTPFAFWQYSSQANCPQVPGTAAATDQQLFDFIDQISGWSFYSDEGTAGFLPYYFQATQQLNWPDVASKTTWLKGLLRYREAGDAPAAVPDSIEPRHEPFAMLDVDLWLKRSGQRMLFVYGENDPWSAEKFEPGRGTRDSHWFTVPNGNHGASIGGLPLPQRTEATQILQKWMGVAANPAVAQTKTNTIDPGAQRQGRLR; encoded by the coding sequence GTGCGCCGGTTCATCCGCTTTGCCCTGGTCACCGCCCTGGTGGCCGGGTCCGCGCTCACCACCGCGACGGCAGCGCCCGCGGTCCAGGCCGCTGATCCGGTCGCCGACGTCACGGCGAAGCTGCAGACGATCCCCGGTCTGCGGATCGAGACCAGCAGTGTCGTCGGTGGGAAGCCGTTCTTCGTCCTGCGCTACACCCAGCCGGCCGATCACAAGAAGCCGGGCGGCGAGAAGTTCGAGCAGCGGGTGACCCTGTGGCACCGTGACTTCGTCCGCCCGACCGTCCTGCACACGACCGGGTACGGCGGTGTCGGCGGCGCGTTCACCTCGGAGCCGACGCGCCTGGTCGACGGCAACCAGGTGAACGTCGAGCAGCGCTTCTTCAACACCTCCACGCCGGCCAGCCAGGACTGGTCCAAGCTCAACATCTGGCAGGCCGCGAGCGACCAGCACCGGATCGTGCAGGCGTTCCGCAAGGCCCTGTACGCCGGCAAGTGGGTCGGCACCGGAGCCAGCAAGGGCGGCATGACCTCGGTCTACCACCGCAGGTTCTATCCCAACGACGTCGACGCGACGGTCGCCTACGTCGCCCCGCAGGACGTGAACAACCGCCACGACTCCTACGTCAGCTTCATCCAGAACGCCGGTACGGACGACGCCTGCAACCTGGCTCTGCGCAACCTGCAACGCAACACCTTGCTGCGCAGGCCCGCGATGCTGGCGAAGCTGAAGGAGTACGCCGCGCAGAACGGGCTGACCTACGAGAGCACCTTCGGTTCGGCCGATCGCGCCCTCGAGGCGGCCGTACTGGACACCCCGTTCGCCTTCTGGCAGTACAGCTCGCAGGCGAACTGCCCGCAGGTCCCCGGGACGGCGGCTGCGACGGATCAGCAACTGTTCGACTTCATCGACCAGATCTCCGGCTGGTCGTTCTACTCCGACGAAGGCACCGCGGGCTTCCTGCCGTACTACTTCCAGGCCACCCAGCAGCTCAACTGGCCGGACGTCGCCAGCAAGACGACCTGGCTCAAGGGCCTGCTGCGGTACCGCGAGGCGGGTGACGCGCCGGCCGCCGTACCGGACTCGATCGAGCCCCGGCACGAGCCGTTCGCGATGCTCGACGTGGATCTGTGGCTGAAGCGGTCCGGTCAGCGGATGCTGTTCGTGTACGGCGAGAACGACCCGTGGAGCGCGGAGAAGTTCGAGCCCGGTCGCGGTACTCGCGACTCGCACTGGTTCACGGTGCCGAACGGCAACCACGGCGCGAGCATCGGCGGACTGCCGTTGCCGCAGCGTACGGAGGCCACCCAGATCCTGCAGAAGTGGATGGGTGTCGCCGCCAACCCGGCGGTCGCGCAGACGAAGACGAACACGATCGACCCGGGAGCGCAGCGGCAGGGCCGCCTGCGGTAG
- a CDS encoding YkvA family protein, with protein MVIFGGLVGLVGLLTLVFRDGDVIGIPASGIGVTFLLLGAAIAGIGLLRRAKWKRKKERGEPVPVGDVFERAKALPRLLRAAKAEGYGGVSGGQKVLWGVALVYLISPIDVLPDLLPLIGIADDAGVGVWLFTSVSTAAGLYLRHERERRGLPPR; from the coding sequence ATGGTGATCTTCGGTGGACTGGTCGGGCTGGTGGGGTTGTTGACCCTGGTGTTTCGGGATGGCGATGTCATCGGCATCCCCGCCTCGGGCATCGGGGTCACGTTCCTCCTGCTAGGTGCCGCGATCGCCGGGATCGGGCTGCTTCGCCGCGCCAAGTGGAAGCGGAAGAAGGAGCGGGGGGAGCCGGTGCCGGTGGGGGATGTGTTCGAGCGGGCCAAAGCCCTGCCGCGGTTGTTGCGGGCTGCGAAGGCTGAGGGGTACGGCGGGGTCAGTGGTGGGCAGAAGGTGTTGTGGGGCGTGGCGTTGGTGTATTTGATCTCGCCGATCGACGTGTTGCCGGATCTGTTGCCGTTGATCGGGATCGCGGATGACGCCGGCGTCGGTGTCTGGTTGTTCACCAGCGTGTCGACGGCCGCGGGGTTGTACCTGAGGCATGAGCGCGAAAGGCGCGGGTTGCCGCCCAGGTAG